A window of the Brassica napus cultivar Da-Ae chromosome A2, Da-Ae, whole genome shotgun sequence genome harbors these coding sequences:
- the LOC106435699 gene encoding F-box protein SNE, with product MSEKRIGMVEKSNNKRQRVNLVPTFSINDHHDVLVEILRRLDGPSLCSAACVCRLWSAVARNDSIWEELCFRQVSPRPSLSLRSVVSALGGYRCLYFLCIRPVLARLPKIIWSRDQLQLSLSLYCVHYYERFYVGAWLGDAPPSSLMFLRKPVNVV from the coding sequence ATGTCGGAGAAACGAATCGGTATGGTCGAGAAAAGTAACAACAAGAGACAACGAGTGAATCTTGTTCCCACGTTCTCCATCAACGACCACCACGACGTTCTTGTTGAAATCCTCCGGCGACTAGACGGCCCTTCTCTCTGCTCAGCCGCTTGCGTGTGCCGTCTTTGGTCAGCCGTGGCTCGCAACGACTCAATATGGGAAGAGCTTTGTTTCCGACAAGTGTCACCACGCCCTTCGCTTTCACTTCGCTCAGTTGTGTCTGCTCTCGGTGGCTACCGATGTCTCTACTTCCTCTGCATCCGTCCGGTCCTCGCACGACTCCCCAAGATCATTTGGAGCCGAGACCAGCTCCAGCTCTCACTCTCCCTTTACTGTGTTCACTACTACGAGCGCTTTTACGTCGGCGCGTGGCTTGGAGACGCGCCACCTTCTTCGCTCATGTTCCTTAGGAAACCCGTCAACGTAGTCTGA
- the LOC111212456 gene encoding uncharacterized protein LOC111212456 produces MWTNKFFFLLTVACMVVFGTAQTLPSIPGQDPADCLSSLELIPNCISEIFGSIISGQIGTIGHSCCHAFLGLNADCVTQTFASAPLFPPTLRVHCSKQS; encoded by the coding sequence ATGTGGACCAACAAGTTTTTCTTCCTTCTTACAGTTGCATGCATGGTCGTGTTCGGTACAGCTCAAACGTTGCCTTCGATACCTGGACAGGACCCAGCAGATTGTTTGTCATCGTTGGAACTTATTCCTAACTGTATCTCAGAAATTTTTGGATCGATAATAAGTGGACAAATCGGGACTATTGGTCACTCTTGCTGCCATGCCTTTTTGGGTCTCAATGCAGATTGTGTCACTCAGACGTTTGCCTCCGCTCCTCTCTTCCCTCCGACTCTACGGGTTCATTGTTCCAAACAATCGTAA
- the LOC106435698 gene encoding polygalacturonase-like, with protein sequence MGVHFGVSAFFVFCLLALSANAREFRITARPGSDITGELSKLFKEACQCVDKSTVLIPKGEFKLGEIEMMGPCKAPIIFVLQGTVRADGNVNGKDFWVAFRRITNFRLNGGGIFDGEGNASWRANNCHKTSLTQCKRLPISIRFDYITDGKVRDITSLDAKNFHINVIGAKNLTFEDIRIVAPEESPNTDGIHVGRSDGIKIINTNIKTGDDCISVGDGMKNLLVERVSCGPGHGISIGSLGLYGHEEDVTGVKVVNCTLRNTDNGVRIKTWPSAACSTTASGIHFENIILHNVSNPILIDQEYCPWNRCNKNKPSSIKLVDIKFKNIKGSSGNKDAVKLLCSKGFPCKNVEIGDIDITYNGKDGPATFQCSNVSPKLVGKQCPKACSSPVTKLPGH encoded by the exons ATGGGTGTACATTTTGGAGTATCAGcattctttgttttttgtttgttagctTTATCAGCAAATGCTAGAGAATTCAGAATCACTGCTCGTCCAGGTTCTGATATCACCGGC GAATTGTCGAAACTATTCAAGGAGGCATGTCAGTGCGTGGACAAGAGCACCGTTTTGATCCCAAAAGGTGAATTCAAGCTTGGGGAAATAGAGATGATGGGTCCATGCAAAGCTCCTATAATATTTGTTCTTCAAGGCACTGTGAGAGCTGATGGGAACGTTAACGGGAAGGACTTTTGGGTCGCTTTCCGCAGGATTACTAACTTTAGATTGAACGGAGGTGGTATCTTTGACGGTGAAGGTAACGCTTCATGGAGGGCTAATAACTGCCACAAGACGTCATTAACTCAGTGCAAGAGACTCCCTATC AGCATACGGTTTGATTACATAACTGACGGTAAGGTAAGAGACATAACCTCGTTAGATGCAAAGAACTTCCACATTAACGTGATCGGGGCAAAGAACCTGACATTCGAAGACATCAGGATCGTAGCCCCTGAAGAGAGTCCCAACACCGATGGAATCCACGTGGGAAGGAGTGACGGAATCAAGATCATCAACACCAACATCAAAACCGGAGATGACTGTATCTCTGTTGGGGACGGGATGAAAAACCTTCTTGTCGAAAGAGTTTCATGCGGTCCGGGACACGGAATCAGTATTGGAAGCCTCGGATTATACGGGCACGAGGAAGACGTCACTGGCGTCAAGGTCGTGAACTGCACCCTCAGAAATACTGACAATGGTGTGAGAATCAAGACATGGCCCTCTGCAGCTTGCTCCACGACCGCCTCTGGTATCCATTTCGAGAATATTATTCTCCACAATGTTAGCAACCCTATCCTCATCGACCAAGAGTACTGCCCCTGGAACCGATGCAACAAGAAT aAACCATCATCCATCAAGCTGGTGGACATAAAGTTCAAGAATATCAAAGGATCATCAGGGAACAAAGACGCAGTGAAGCTATTGTGCAGCAAGGGATTTCCGTGTAAGAACGTGGAGATCGGCGACATTGATATTACATATAATGGAAAAGACGGTCCAGCAACGTTCCAGTGCTCCAACGTATCTCCGAAGTTGGTGGGGAAACAGTGCCCTAAAGCTTGTAGCAGCCCAGTGACGAAGCTACCAGGCCACTAG
- the LOC106435700 gene encoding scarecrow-like transcription factor PAT1, whose amino-acid sequence MYKHPRQEIEAYSLPANSVGKRRYVPVHNSRKRYCTPESSSPDSPAYDVLSNATALVSHNNSAYEDTSGSCVTDDFNDKIKELETVMMGPDSLDLVLDYNDSFDSTSCQETNTWRSTLEAVSRRDLRADLVSCAKAMSENDLMMARSMMEKLRLMVSVSGEPIERLGAYLLEGLVAQLSSSGSSIYKSLNQCPEPASTDLLSYMHILYEVCPYFKFGYMSANGAIAEAMKEENRVHIIDFQIGQGSQWVTLIQAFAARPGGPPRIRITGIDDTTSAYARGGGLNIVGNRLAKLAKQFNVPFEFNSVSVSVSEVRPKNLGVRPGEALAVNFAFVLHHMPDESVSTENHRDRLLRMVKSLSPKVVTLVEQESNTNTAAFFPRFKETMDYYDAMFESIDVTLPRNHKQRINVEQHCLARDVVNIIACEGADRVERHELLGKWRSRFGMAGFTPYPLSPLVNSTIRSLLRNYSDKYRLEERDGALYLGWMRRDLVASCAWK is encoded by the exons atgtacaagCATCCAAGACAAGAGATTGAGGCCTACTCTTTGCCTGCCAACTCTGTTGGGAAGCGTAGGTACGTACCGGTTCACAACTCACGTAAACGGTACTGCACGCCAGAGTCATCATCACCTGACTCTCCTGCTTACGATGTTCTCTCAAACGCTACGGCCTTGGTATCACATAACAACTCTGCATACGAGGATACGTCTGGCTCTTGTGTGACGGATGATTTTAATGACAAGATAAAGGAACTCGAAACGGTGATGATGGGGCCTGACTCATTGGACTTGGTCCTAGATTACAACGACTCCTTTGATTCCACGTCGTGTCAAGAGACTAATACCTGGAGATCAACTCTAGAGGCCGTCTCTAGACGTGACCTAAGAGCTGATCTTGTTTCATGTGCAAAAGCTATGTCTGAAAACGATCTTATGATGGCACGTTCGATGATGGAGAAGCTGCGTCTTATGGTCTCCGTTTCTGGTGAGCCTATTGAACGTTTGGGAGCTTACTTACTAGAAGGTCTAGTGGCTCAGTTATCTTCATCCGGTAGTTCCATATACAAATCACTTAACCAGTGCCCTGAACCCGCAAGCACCGACCTGCTCTCTTACATGCACATCCTCTATGAGGTTTGTCCTTACTTCAAGTTCGGATACATGTCAGCTAATGGGGCCATTGCTGAAGCCATGAAGGAAGAAAACCGAGTTCACATTATTGATTTCCAAATAGGTCAAGGGAGTCAATGGGTTACTCTTATCCAGGCTTTTGCAGCTAGGCCCGGTGGGCCTCCTCGGATACGGATAACGGGTATTGATGATACAACGTCAGCGTATGCTCGTGGAGGTGGCTTAAACATTGTAGGGAACAGACTCGCTAAGCTTGCTAAGCAGTTCAACGTTCCGTTTGAGTTTAACTCGGTGTCGGTGTCAGTGTCTGAGGTTAGACCTAAGAACCTCGGAGTCCGACCAGGGGAAGCTCTAGCCGTTAACTTTGCCTTTGTGCTTCATCATATGCCTGACGAAAGCGTGAGCACCGAGAATCACCG TGACCGGTTACTGAGAATGGTGAAGAGCTTATCTCCCAAAGTGGTGACTCTAGTGGAGCAAGAATCAAACACAAACACGGCTGCTTTCTTCCCCAGGTTCAAAGAGACAATGGACTACTATGACGCCATGTTCGAGTCAATAGATGTGACTCTCCCAAGGAATCACAAACAGAGGATTAACGTGGAGCAACATTGTCTAGCAAGAGATGTAGTGAACATCATCGCTTGTGAAGGAGCTGATAGGGTGGAGCGGCACGAGCTCCTAGGGAAATGGAGGTCACGGTTTGGGATGGCTGGTTTCACTCCTTACCCGTTGAGTCCTCTTGTGAATTCCACTATTAGAAGTCTACTCAGGAACTATTCGGACAAGTATAGGCtggaagaaagagatggagccTTGTATCTTGGTTGGATGAGACGAGATTTGGTCGCCTCGTGTGCATGGAAATGA